One window of the Trachemys scripta elegans isolate TJP31775 chromosome 13, CAS_Tse_1.0, whole genome shotgun sequence genome contains the following:
- the COG4 gene encoding conserved oligomeric Golgi complex subunit 4 isoform X1, which produces MAAAGSGLRLPVGEGGGGASSLSMERIRSLTDLPELEAAYSRLCGEEKGVEEELEALLEQQSTIESKIVALHRLGPNLQLIEGDARQLSGMITFTCNLAENVSSKVRQLDLAKNRLYQAIQRADDILDLKFCMDGVQTALRNEDYEQAAAHIHRYLSLDKSVIELSRQGQEGSIIDANLKLLQEAEQRLKIIVTEKFDVATKQGDLPQVERFFKIFPLLGLHEEGLSKFSEYLCKQVANKAKENLLLVMETDMSDRRAAVIFADTLTLLFEGIARIVETHQPIVETYYGPGKLYTLIKHLQVECDRQVEKVVDKFMTQRDYHRQFQHVQNSMVRSSATEKIEPRELDPILTEVTLMNARSELYLRFIKRRIVSDFEVGDSMASEEVKQAHQKSLDKLLNNCLLSRTMQELIGYYITMEEYFMRETVNKAVAMDMCEKGQLTSSMVDDVFYIVKKCIGRALSSSSIDCLCAMINHSTTELESDFREVLCTKLKLGFPATTFQDIQRGVTSAVNIMHSSLQQGKFDTKGIESTDEAKQSFLVTLNNVEVCSENIMTLKKTLESDCAKLLSQGFGGEQAEAKLDSCLADMAAVSNKFRDLLQEGLSELNSTAVKPQVKPWINLFLSVSHNIEEEEFNDYEANDPWVQQFIINLEQQMAEFKAGLSPVIYDSLSSLTTSLIAIELEKVVLKSTFSRLGGLQFDKELRSLIAYLTTVTTWTIRDKFARLSQMATILNLERVTEILDYWGPNSGPLTWRLTPAEVRQVLALRIDFRSEDIKRLRL; this is translated from the exons AAAGGGGTGGAGGAAGAGCTGGAGGCACTCCTGGAACAACAGAGTACCATAGAGAGCAAGATAGTCGCCCTTCATCGCCTGGG TCCTAACCTGCAGCTGATTGAGGGGGATGCCAGACAGTTATCTGGGATGATCACCTTCACTTGTAACCTGGCTGAGAACGTCAGCAGTAAAGTTCGGCAGCTTGATCTTGCCAAG AACCGCCTCTATCAGGCCATCCAGAGAGCTGATGATATCTTGGACTTGAAGTTCTGCATGGATGGGGTTCAAACAGCATTGAGAAATGAAGACTATGAACAAGCAGCTGCTCATATCCACCGCTACTTGTCTTTGGACAAATCGGTCATTGAGCTGAGCCGGCAGGGCCAGGAAG GCAGCATAATTGATGCCAACCTGAAGCTCCTGCAGGAGGCAGAGCAGCGCCTGAAGATCATAGTGACTGAGAAATTTGACGTGGCTACGAAGCAGGGAGACCTGCCTCAGGTGGAACGTTTCTTCAAGATCTTCCCCCTGTTGGGCTTACACGAGGAGGGGCTGAGCAAGTTCTCAGAGTATCTCTGCAAACAG GTCGCTAACAAAGCCAAGGAGAACCTGTTACTGGTGATGGAGACGGACATGAGTGACCGTAGGGCTGCAGTCATCTTTGCAGATACACTGACGCTCCTCTTTGAAG GAATCGCTCGCATCGTGGAGACCCACCAGCCCATAGTGGAGACGTACTATGGGCCAGGGAAGCTGTACACCCTGATCAAGCACTTGCAGGTGGAGTGCGACCGGCAGGTGGAGAAGGTGGTGGACAAGTTCATGACGCAGAGGGACTATCACAGGCAG TTCCAGCACGTTCAAAACAGCATGGTGAGAAGTTCAGCTACAGAAAAGATTGAACCAAG GGAACTGGACCCCATTTTAACCGAGGTCACCTTGATGAACGCCCGCAGCGAGCTGTACCTCAGATTTATCAAGAGACGGATTGTCTCGGACTTTGAGGTGGGAGACTCCATGGCCTCGGAGGAGGTAAAGCAAG CGCATCAAAAGTCTTTGGACAAGCTCCTGAACAACTGCCTGCTGAGCCGCACCATGCAAGAGCTGATTGGCTATTACATCACCATGGAGGAGTACTTCATGCGGGAGACTGTCAACAAG GCCGTTGCTATGGACATGTGTGAGAAGGGTCAACTGACCTCCAGCATGGTGGATGACGTCTTCTACATAGTGAAGAAGTGCATCGGGCGCGCCCTGTCCAGCTCCAGCATAGATTGTCTCTGTGCCATGATCAATCACTCCACCACCGAGCTGGAGTCCGACTTCAG GGAGGTTCTGTGCACCAAGCTGAAGCTGGGCTTCCCGGCCACCACCTTCCAAGACATCCAGAGGGGGGTAACCAGTGCGGTGAACATCATGCACAGCAGCCTGCAGCAGGGCAAGTTTGACACCAAAGGCATCGAAAGCACCGATGAGGCCAAGCAGTCCTTTCTG GTAACCTTAAACAATGTGGAGGTCTGCAGCGAAAACATCATGACCCTGAAGAAGACTTTGGAG AGCGACTGTGCCAAGCTACTCAGCCAAGGCTTTGGGGGCGAACAAGCCGAAGCCAAGCTCGACAGCTGCCTCGCCGACATGGCTGCCGTGTCGAACAAGTTCAGAGATCTGCTGCAG gAAGGACTCAGTGAGCTGAACAGCACAGCTGTCAAACCACAGGTGAAACCCTGGATCAACCTCTTCCTTTCGGTCTCCCATAATATCGAGGAG GAAGAGTTCAATGATTATGAAGCCAACGACCCATGGGTGCAGCAGTTCATCATCAACCTGGAACAGCAAATGGCAGAGTTCAAG GCTGGGCTCTCGCCCGTGATCTACGACAGCCTCAGCAGCCTGACCACCAGTCTCATTGCCATTGAGCTGGAGAAGGTGGTTCTCAAGTCTACCTTCAGCCGG CTTGGCGGCCTGCAGTTCGATAAGGAGCTGAGATCGCTGATAGCCTATCTCACCACTGTGACCACATGGACCATCCGGGACAAGTTTGCTCGTCTTTCCCAGATGGCGACCATCCTCAATCTGGAAAGG gtGACAGAGATCCTGGATTATTGGGGCCCCAACTCAGGCCCCCTGACCTGGCGCCTCACTCCAGCAGAGGTCCGTCAGGTGCTGGCCCTCCGAATCGACTTCCGCAGCGAGGACATTAAGAGGCTGCGCCTGTAG
- the COG4 gene encoding conserved oligomeric Golgi complex subunit 4 isoform X2, with the protein MITFTCNLAENVSSKVRQLDLAKNRLYQAIQRADDILDLKFCMDGVQTALRNEDYEQAAAHIHRYLSLDKSVIELSRQGQEGSIIDANLKLLQEAEQRLKIIVTEKFDVATKQGDLPQVERFFKIFPLLGLHEEGLSKFSEYLCKQVANKAKENLLLVMETDMSDRRAAVIFADTLTLLFEGIARIVETHQPIVETYYGPGKLYTLIKHLQVECDRQVEKVVDKFMTQRDYHRQFQHVQNSMVRSSATEKIEPRELDPILTEVTLMNARSELYLRFIKRRIVSDFEVGDSMASEEVKQAHQKSLDKLLNNCLLSRTMQELIGYYITMEEYFMRETVNKAVAMDMCEKGQLTSSMVDDVFYIVKKCIGRALSSSSIDCLCAMINHSTTELESDFREVLCTKLKLGFPATTFQDIQRGVTSAVNIMHSSLQQGKFDTKGIESTDEAKQSFLVTLNNVEVCSENIMTLKKTLESDCAKLLSQGFGGEQAEAKLDSCLADMAAVSNKFRDLLQEGLSELNSTAVKPQVKPWINLFLSVSHNIEEEEFNDYEANDPWVQQFIINLEQQMAEFKAGLSPVIYDSLSSLTTSLIAIELEKVVLKSTFSRLGGLQFDKELRSLIAYLTTVTTWTIRDKFARLSQMATILNLERVTEILDYWGPNSGPLTWRLTPAEVRQVLALRIDFRSEDIKRLRL; encoded by the exons ATGATCACCTTCACTTGTAACCTGGCTGAGAACGTCAGCAGTAAAGTTCGGCAGCTTGATCTTGCCAAG AACCGCCTCTATCAGGCCATCCAGAGAGCTGATGATATCTTGGACTTGAAGTTCTGCATGGATGGGGTTCAAACAGCATTGAGAAATGAAGACTATGAACAAGCAGCTGCTCATATCCACCGCTACTTGTCTTTGGACAAATCGGTCATTGAGCTGAGCCGGCAGGGCCAGGAAG GCAGCATAATTGATGCCAACCTGAAGCTCCTGCAGGAGGCAGAGCAGCGCCTGAAGATCATAGTGACTGAGAAATTTGACGTGGCTACGAAGCAGGGAGACCTGCCTCAGGTGGAACGTTTCTTCAAGATCTTCCCCCTGTTGGGCTTACACGAGGAGGGGCTGAGCAAGTTCTCAGAGTATCTCTGCAAACAG GTCGCTAACAAAGCCAAGGAGAACCTGTTACTGGTGATGGAGACGGACATGAGTGACCGTAGGGCTGCAGTCATCTTTGCAGATACACTGACGCTCCTCTTTGAAG GAATCGCTCGCATCGTGGAGACCCACCAGCCCATAGTGGAGACGTACTATGGGCCAGGGAAGCTGTACACCCTGATCAAGCACTTGCAGGTGGAGTGCGACCGGCAGGTGGAGAAGGTGGTGGACAAGTTCATGACGCAGAGGGACTATCACAGGCAG TTCCAGCACGTTCAAAACAGCATGGTGAGAAGTTCAGCTACAGAAAAGATTGAACCAAG GGAACTGGACCCCATTTTAACCGAGGTCACCTTGATGAACGCCCGCAGCGAGCTGTACCTCAGATTTATCAAGAGACGGATTGTCTCGGACTTTGAGGTGGGAGACTCCATGGCCTCGGAGGAGGTAAAGCAAG CGCATCAAAAGTCTTTGGACAAGCTCCTGAACAACTGCCTGCTGAGCCGCACCATGCAAGAGCTGATTGGCTATTACATCACCATGGAGGAGTACTTCATGCGGGAGACTGTCAACAAG GCCGTTGCTATGGACATGTGTGAGAAGGGTCAACTGACCTCCAGCATGGTGGATGACGTCTTCTACATAGTGAAGAAGTGCATCGGGCGCGCCCTGTCCAGCTCCAGCATAGATTGTCTCTGTGCCATGATCAATCACTCCACCACCGAGCTGGAGTCCGACTTCAG GGAGGTTCTGTGCACCAAGCTGAAGCTGGGCTTCCCGGCCACCACCTTCCAAGACATCCAGAGGGGGGTAACCAGTGCGGTGAACATCATGCACAGCAGCCTGCAGCAGGGCAAGTTTGACACCAAAGGCATCGAAAGCACCGATGAGGCCAAGCAGTCCTTTCTG GTAACCTTAAACAATGTGGAGGTCTGCAGCGAAAACATCATGACCCTGAAGAAGACTTTGGAG AGCGACTGTGCCAAGCTACTCAGCCAAGGCTTTGGGGGCGAACAAGCCGAAGCCAAGCTCGACAGCTGCCTCGCCGACATGGCTGCCGTGTCGAACAAGTTCAGAGATCTGCTGCAG gAAGGACTCAGTGAGCTGAACAGCACAGCTGTCAAACCACAGGTGAAACCCTGGATCAACCTCTTCCTTTCGGTCTCCCATAATATCGAGGAG GAAGAGTTCAATGATTATGAAGCCAACGACCCATGGGTGCAGCAGTTCATCATCAACCTGGAACAGCAAATGGCAGAGTTCAAG GCTGGGCTCTCGCCCGTGATCTACGACAGCCTCAGCAGCCTGACCACCAGTCTCATTGCCATTGAGCTGGAGAAGGTGGTTCTCAAGTCTACCTTCAGCCGG CTTGGCGGCCTGCAGTTCGATAAGGAGCTGAGATCGCTGATAGCCTATCTCACCACTGTGACCACATGGACCATCCGGGACAAGTTTGCTCGTCTTTCCCAGATGGCGACCATCCTCAATCTGGAAAGG gtGACAGAGATCCTGGATTATTGGGGCCCCAACTCAGGCCCCCTGACCTGGCGCCTCACTCCAGCAGAGGTCCGTCAGGTGCTGGCCCTCCGAATCGACTTCCGCAGCGAGGACATTAAGAGGCTGCGCCTGTAG